AAAATAGCGGATTCGATGGATTGGAAAAATATGGATAAAACAAGAACAACACTAGATCAATGGATTACATTACAAGCCGTAGTTGACTATGGTGGGTTTGCTCAAGCAGCAGAGGTATTACATAAAACACAGTCATCTATTAGCTATACCATTAGCAAACTAGAACAAGTTTTAGATATAGAAATTTTTGTAGTGGAAAAAAGGCGTGCAGTCTTGACATCTCAAGGAGAGGCATTATTAGCATTATCAAGAGAAGTGACGAATAAAGCCATTGCTTTAGAAATAGCCGCCAAACTCATAACAAAGAAAATAAATAATAAAATAAAAATAGTTATAGATTCATTGTATAACAGTGATGATTTATTAAATAAAATTGGGGTGTTAATAAAAAGCAGAAAGGATTATGATGTTGAATTAACTAAAAAATCATTTAATAGGGAGGAGATTTTTTCATTCAAGGAATTTGATTTGTTGATTTCTCATCATTATATAGGTTCATTAAATCCAATATTCATGGGGGAAGTGGATGCAATATTAGTCACAGAGCCTAATCATTATCTTCAAAGATGTACTCAAAATGAAATGGAAAGCAAGTTAAAAATAACACCGCATATTTTGCTATCTTCCATATTTCAAGAAAAGACAAAAAGCCATCAAATCGTTAAAGTTACAAATACTGAAATAGCCATTAAGTTGATAAGAAACTCAGTAGGGTACTCTTGGCTTCCTAAAAACATTGTTCATGAGTTGATGGATAGTAATGTATTGAAGGAGGTTAAAAATGATATATACAATACAAAATATCAATTTTACATGTATAAAAATAAAGGACCAGTAATAAATAATATAGTCATAAATTACCTATTTAATGATTAACAAACTAATTAATTTCAGTTTTAAATTCATCCTGTAAAGTTAATAAGTAATTTTGATTTTAATTTGAAAATTTCAATATAACCATTCATTAACTTAATTAAGTTGAAGTGTTATATTTCTGGCTAACGAGAAATATAAGTTACATTTCTTTTGTAAATTAAAATCAAAAAATATACATTTTATTTATAGGAAAAACCATGCGTATTTTAAATAAAAAATTTCATTTATTAGTCGTAAGCTTATCGATGGTCATAGTATCGACAGCATCTGCTTCAGGAGTCATTAACTTTACAGGGGAGATTACCGAGCAAGCTTGTACAGTTGATAGCAAATCACGTAATTTAAATGTTGATCTTGGTCGCGTATCAACGAAAAGTTTATCTTCACAGGGCGAGATTGCTGGGGTAACTAATTTCATTATTAAGTTAGTAGATTGCCCTGATGATTCCAAAGTCACGGTTAATTTTGCTGGAACTCGTGATGCAGTCGATCATAATATTCTTGCATTACATGAAGGCAATGGAATGGCAAAAAATATCGGTATTGCATTATATGAAAAAAATGCAGTTACCCCGATAAAACTGTATGAAGATGCTAAAGAGGTTGCTTTAGATGGAAAGTCAGCAGAGTTAGAGTATGTTGCAGCATTTAAAGCAACAGGTGCAGCAACGGCGGGGCAAGCGAATAGTAGCGCAGTTTATAGTATTCAATATCGATAATATGTTGGGTGACGTTTGTCACCCATACTTATTTTATGTTGGAATTTATATGAAAATAATTTACTCCATTGCTTTATTTCTTCTCTGCTTTGTTTCTTTGGCATCAGCCTCTGGGATCAGTGTAGGAGGAACCCGTTTTGTTTATATGGATAATAAGCGGGATATTTCAATTCCAATCTTTAATAGTAATGAAAAAAAACCTTTTTTAATCCAAAGTTGGGTGACAGGATTTAATGAAGATATTAAATCGCCATTTATTGCAACTCCTGCTTTATTCCGTGTTGAGCCGAAAAGTTACGGGGCGGCAAGAATTGCATATTTAGGTCAGCCTCTTTCACCTAATCAGGAAAAAATATTTCTATTAAATATAAAGTCAATACCTCCTAAAGATGAGAGTATTGAAAATGAATTACAAATTATTATTAATTCTCAATTTAAACTTTTTCTACGTTCAAAAGATATTGAACCATTGGATTTTAAAAATATAACATTAACAAAAAAGCATGATGGAATAAAAATTAACAATAAAACACCATATCATTTGTCAATTAAAAGTATTTTAATTGATGGAGAGTCCGTGAAAGGAATGAAAATGGTCTACCCATGGGTAGATGATTATATTTTAAAAGAAAAGATGGGTAAAGTGCATGCAGTTACTGTCGAATTTATTAATGACTATGGCGCTATTGTGGAAAAGAAAATAACAAAGAGCTAGTGTATGGAAACACACCATTTAATCAAGTTTTGGTTTTATAGTAAAAAAATTATTTTCATTAATATTGCGTTTTTTTCCTCAGTTGGGTTTTCATCAAGTCTCTGTGCGAGAGAAATATTTGACATCAATGCCATTAATACAGGAATTGAAAATCAGTTATCTGACCCTTTATTACTAAATTATCTCTCTAAAGCAGAAGGACAACCTCCTGGCCGTTATCAGGTCAATATTTATATTAATGGAAATAAAGTTGCAGATGAGTTGGTTGAATTTATTTACGATGATGAAGATCAAAAGCTAAAACCTAAGATAACAAAAGAACAGTTAATGAGTTGGGGAGTTAAACCTTCAATGTTATTACAAGAAAATGAAATCTCTTCAACCGACAAATTTTTAGATATAAAGCACTCAATTGATGGTAGTGACATTCACCATGATTTCTTTTCAAATCGATTGGATATTAGCATTCCTCAAATTGCTATGGAAATGGCGAGCCGAGGCTATATTGATATCGCTGAATGGGATGATGGGATCAACGGAATGTTTATTAACTATTCAGCACGGTTTAACCGAGCTTGGGGAAGCCCAAACAGCCAACAAAATACTTATGTAGGTTTACGAAATGGGATTAACTGGGGGGCTTGGCGGCTACGTAATCACAGTTATTACAATGACACGAATGAAAAAGCCATTTTGCATAGTTTGCAAACCTTCTTAGAACGGGATATTCGAGATTTTAAAAGTCATTTAATTATTGGAGAAACCGCGTCTGATAACGGGATTATGGATGCTTTTCAATATCGCGGTATCAAGCTAATGTCGGAAGAAAGCATGTTACCGCAAAGTCGCCGTGGATTTGCTCCTGTCGTTAATGGTGTTGCAAATACCAATGCGGTGGTCACTGTTCGTCAAAATGGTCAGATTATTTATCAAACATCGGTACCTGCTGGGGAATTCGTATTGAATGACCTTTATCCTACATCGTTCAGTGGGGATCTACAGGTTATGGTCACCGAAGCAAATGGGTCAACAAGAACATTTATCCAACCTTTTTCCAATGCTCCCATCATGCAAAGGAAAGGTTCATTAAAATACAGCATCGAACTTGGAAAATATCGGGAAGAGAAAGGGATAGAACAACCTTATTTTATCCAATTCTCTGGGATCTATGGTCTGCCAATCAATTTAGCGAATTATGGCAACGTGTCGTTATTAGGTGGCGCGTTTATCTCAGAAGATAAACAAGTTTATGTTTTAGGAGCAGGGGGGAGTTTAGGTTATTTAGGGGGTATTTCGCTGGATATGACATACTCACAAGCACAATGGCAGCAATATGCAAAGATGACGGATCAAACTTACCGTTTTCAATATACCAAATATATTCAAAATACAGCGACGGGACTGAATTTATCTGCTCAATACACGCTAGAGCCAGATGTAAATCATGCTTTTTTTCCAGTCATAAGCATTGACCGAATATCAAAGAAACAACGGTTACAGATTTCTTTGAGCCAAACTTTAGGGAAGTGGGGATCTCTAAACATTAATGGATATCAGCAAAAGTATTGGGGGCAGCTAGGCTCCGATAATACCCTTTCCGTCAGTTTTGGCTCTCAGTATCAATCTATTAATTACAGTTTTTCCTATTCCCATTTTGAGCAAAATAATCCCCATAGGGTGGATAGGTTGTTTTCCTTTAATTGCAGTATGCCATTTCGTTGGAAAGAAAATGCGTATTGGAGTGTTTATAACTACAACACGAGCGGCAATGCCGGGGGAATCAGTACATTTAGCCTGAATGGCTCAGCTTTCAATTCCAATCAATTACAATATGACATCACTCAACAATATCATCATAAAACTCAACAATTCAGCCATGGTATTCGTGGTAATTACTTAACCTCTTACGGTGAATTTGGCGCTGGCTGGGATTACTCCCCTGAATATCAAACTACCCATGCGGCGGCGACTGGGTCGCTGTTATTTCACCAAGATGGGGTGACTGCTTCACGTACTTTTTCAGATGCCATTGGATTGGTTAAAGCTCAAGATATTGGTCATTTGAAAGTGAATAACGTGCCTTCACTGCATACCAATGGGCAAGGGTATGCGGTGATCCCCATGTTAACGCGCTATGAGCGCAATAAAGTGAGTGTGGATACCTCGACGTTAAAGGGTAATGATGATGTGGAATTGAACTCAGCGGCCGTTGTTCCCACAAGCGGTGCAATTGTTTTGGTGGATCTCAAAGCGAAGCGTGGTGGGCGAGTCGTATTAAAACTGAAGAAAAATAACCAATTACTCGGGTTTGGTACCCAAGTTAATATTCTCTCACAGCAGAATATCGTTTCATCGGGTATTGTCGCGAATGATGGAGAAGTCTACTTGAGCGGTGTTCCTGCGCAAAGCGTTGTTCAAGTTAAGTGGGGAGAGGCGCATACGCAGCTGTGTCAATTGCCTCTTCAGGTTGATTTGAGCAATCCAAATATCCAATTTATTGAAGGGATTTGCCAATAAGGGGGCTTATGAAACAATTTGTTATCTCCGGTATCATCTACGCCATCATGTTGCTGTTTTCACCAAGACTTCTCGCAGACTACCGAGCAGAATTTTCATCTTACACGGTACCTATCTCTCAAGTGTTG
The Providencia alcalifaciens DNA segment above includes these coding regions:
- a CDS encoding fimbrial protein, which produces MRILNKKFHLLVVSLSMVIVSTASASGVINFTGEITEQACTVDSKSRNLNVDLGRVSTKSLSSQGEIAGVTNFIIKLVDCPDDSKVTVNFAGTRDAVDHNILALHEGNGMAKNIGIALYEKNAVTPIKLYEDAKEVALDGKSAELEYVAAFKATGAATAGQANSSAVYSIQYR
- a CDS encoding fimbria/pilus outer membrane usher protein; this encodes METHHLIKFWFYSKKIIFINIAFFSSVGFSSSLCAREIFDINAINTGIENQLSDPLLLNYLSKAEGQPPGRYQVNIYINGNKVADELVEFIYDDEDQKLKPKITKEQLMSWGVKPSMLLQENEISSTDKFLDIKHSIDGSDIHHDFFSNRLDISIPQIAMEMASRGYIDIAEWDDGINGMFINYSARFNRAWGSPNSQQNTYVGLRNGINWGAWRLRNHSYYNDTNEKAILHSLQTFLERDIRDFKSHLIIGETASDNGIMDAFQYRGIKLMSEESMLPQSRRGFAPVVNGVANTNAVVTVRQNGQIIYQTSVPAGEFVLNDLYPTSFSGDLQVMVTEANGSTRTFIQPFSNAPIMQRKGSLKYSIELGKYREEKGIEQPYFIQFSGIYGLPINLANYGNVSLLGGAFISEDKQVYVLGAGGSLGYLGGISLDMTYSQAQWQQYAKMTDQTYRFQYTKYIQNTATGLNLSAQYTLEPDVNHAFFPVISIDRISKKQRLQISLSQTLGKWGSLNINGYQQKYWGQLGSDNTLSVSFGSQYQSINYSFSYSHFEQNNPHRVDRLFSFNCSMPFRWKENAYWSVYNYNTSGNAGGISTFSLNGSAFNSNQLQYDITQQYHHKTQQFSHGIRGNYLTSYGEFGAGWDYSPEYQTTHAAATGSLLFHQDGVTASRTFSDAIGLVKAQDIGHLKVNNVPSLHTNGQGYAVIPMLTRYERNKVSVDTSTLKGNDDVELNSAAVVPTSGAIVLVDLKAKRGGRVVLKLKKNNQLLGFGTQVNILSQQNIVSSGIVANDGEVYLSGVPAQSVVQVKWGEAHTQLCQLPLQVDLSNPNIQFIEGICQ
- a CDS encoding fimbrial biogenesis chaperone → MKIIYSIALFLLCFVSLASASGISVGGTRFVYMDNKRDISIPIFNSNEKKPFLIQSWVTGFNEDIKSPFIATPALFRVEPKSYGAARIAYLGQPLSPNQEKIFLLNIKSIPPKDESIENELQIIINSQFKLFLRSKDIEPLDFKNITLTKKHDGIKINNKTPYHLSIKSILIDGESVKGMKMVYPWVDDYILKEKMGKVHAVTVEFINDYGAIVEKKITKS
- a CDS encoding LysR family transcriptional regulator; amino-acid sequence: MDWKNMDKTRTTLDQWITLQAVVDYGGFAQAAEVLHKTQSSISYTISKLEQVLDIEIFVVEKRRAVLTSQGEALLALSREVTNKAIALEIAAKLITKKINNKIKIVIDSLYNSDDLLNKIGVLIKSRKDYDVELTKKSFNREEIFSFKEFDLLISHHYIGSLNPIFMGEVDAILVTEPNHYLQRCTQNEMESKLKITPHILLSSIFQEKTKSHQIVKVTNTEIAIKLIRNSVGYSWLPKNIVHELMDSNVLKEVKNDIYNTKYQFYMYKNKGPVINNIVINYLFND